The Aquisalimonas asiatica genome has a window encoding:
- a CDS encoding helix-turn-helix domain-containing protein has protein sequence MIGIRITRARKAAGLSLRALAEQTGVSHTTLNKFEHGTLTPSSEQLIKLSRALGVRTEYLLRPERAEVELEEVEYRKHTKTPKKVLDRITADVLDQAERWMELLDLYPEFPIKQFAVPASVPKVITDYEQLEEVAEAVRREWGLGENPIPDLIDTLEGEGLLVILATVPDRTRFDGLAGKVGGQQVIVVSKSIPGDRQRLTLAHELGHRLLAGRLAADLNEETACNRLAGAFLLPRRAVHEHLGSHRTALEWRELYLLKHEFGISMAAGLFRAAQAGVISEALKKRLFAELYKRGWGKVEPGTPVKPEHSVLFEQLVYRALAEDFIGQSKAAELLGMSASQFQQNRSLTETGTDAAAHQ, from the coding sequence ATGATCGGCATCCGCATCACGCGGGCTCGAAAGGCCGCCGGCCTGTCACTCCGTGCCCTCGCTGAGCAGACCGGAGTCAGCCATACCACCCTCAACAAGTTCGAGCATGGGACGCTGACCCCCTCGTCGGAGCAGCTCATTAAGCTGAGCCGGGCCCTTGGCGTGCGGACCGAATACCTCCTTCGCCCGGAGCGGGCGGAGGTAGAGCTGGAGGAGGTCGAGTACCGCAAGCACACCAAGACTCCCAAGAAGGTCTTGGATCGCATCACGGCGGACGTGCTGGATCAGGCCGAACGTTGGATGGAGTTGCTGGACCTATACCCAGAGTTCCCGATCAAGCAGTTTGCGGTGCCAGCCTCCGTTCCCAAGGTGATAACGGACTACGAACAACTGGAAGAAGTGGCCGAAGCAGTTCGTCGCGAATGGGGGCTTGGTGAAAACCCAATACCGGATCTCATCGACACGCTGGAGGGCGAGGGGCTGCTGGTGATTCTCGCCACCGTACCGGATCGAACTCGTTTCGATGGTTTGGCCGGTAAGGTCGGGGGGCAACAAGTCATCGTTGTCTCCAAAAGCATCCCCGGAGACCGGCAACGGCTGACGCTCGCGCATGAGTTGGGGCATCGGCTTCTCGCAGGTCGGCTCGCGGCTGACCTGAATGAAGAGACCGCATGCAACCGGTTAGCCGGAGCATTCCTCCTTCCTCGGCGAGCGGTTCACGAACACCTCGGTAGCCATCGAACGGCGCTGGAGTGGCGGGAACTGTACCTGCTCAAGCATGAGTTCGGGATCAGCATGGCCGCAGGACTCTTTCGTGCGGCGCAGGCCGGAGTGATCAGTGAGGCCCTGAAAAAGCGACTGTTCGCCGAACTCTACAAGCGTGGCTGGGGGAAGGTGGAGCCCGGCACACCGGTGAAACCAGAGCATTCCGTCCTGTTCGAGCAGCTGGTGTACCGCGCCTTGGCAGAGGACTTCATCGGCCAATCCAAAGCGGCAGAGCTACTCGGCATGTCGGCAAGCCAGTTCCAGCAGAACCGATCGCTGACGGAGACCGGAACGGATGCCGCTGCTCATCAGTGA
- a CDS encoding dCTP deaminase domain-containing protein — protein MSDWDDRANDQDLRNESKGHRGFPSEAEACRLFQKHCRYDPYYEEIEPALLNSWDVHRYIRRTGMVYPYSYDHLKSASYSICVGNKIYYWDDSGNPKGGELKDGEPFELPKNSIVFVETLETFRLPDYIAIRFNLKIDLVHKGILLGTGPLVDPGYEGKLLIPLHNLTSNTYQLYSGQTFVWVEFTKTSAWPAWREEGESDYPEPGFRPFPKRKKNLSSVEYLTNAFPSAIRSSIPDVLWQTKSKADQARYISGAVMVSVIVLVVTMLMLAYQVVDHAFSEQSFLESQVDELERRIENLEDLE, from the coding sequence ATGAGTGATTGGGACGATCGAGCGAATGATCAGGATCTGAGAAACGAATCAAAGGGGCATCGAGGATTCCCATCAGAGGCCGAAGCGTGTCGGCTATTTCAGAAGCACTGTAGGTATGATCCCTATTACGAAGAGATTGAGCCGGCGCTCCTTAACTCATGGGATGTCCATCGGTATATTAGAAGAACGGGGATGGTTTACCCTTATAGCTACGATCACTTGAAAAGCGCGTCGTACTCTATTTGCGTTGGGAACAAGATTTATTATTGGGACGACTCCGGAAACCCAAAAGGAGGAGAGCTAAAAGATGGCGAACCGTTTGAGCTGCCAAAGAACTCGATAGTTTTTGTTGAGACGCTGGAGACGTTCAGGCTCCCAGATTACATCGCGATTCGTTTCAATCTTAAGATCGATCTTGTGCATAAGGGTATATTGTTAGGTACTGGGCCATTGGTCGATCCTGGATACGAGGGGAAATTGCTTATTCCTTTGCATAACCTGACGAGTAATACGTATCAGTTATATAGTGGGCAGACGTTTGTTTGGGTTGAGTTTACGAAAACAAGTGCATGGCCTGCTTGGAGAGAAGAGGGAGAGAGTGATTATCCGGAGCCAGGTTTTCGTCCTTTTCCGAAAAGAAAGAAGAATCTGTCGTCAGTAGAATATTTGACAAACGCTTTTCCTTCTGCAATTCGAAGTTCAATACCTGATGTTTTGTGGCAAACAAAGAGTAAAGCAGATCAGGCACGGTACATCAGTGGAGCGGTTATGGTCTCTGTTATAGTTTTAGTTGTCACGATGCTGATGTTGGCGTACCAAGTAGTGGATCATGCGTTCAGCGAACAGAGTTTTCTGGAGAGTCAGGTGGATGAATTGGAAAGGCGTATAGAGAACCTGGAAGATTTGGAGTGA
- a CDS encoding adenylosuccinate synthetase, with protein sequence MPATVIVGGQFGSEGKGKVAYWMAREQGASAAIRVGGANSGHTVVTPNGIRHVLRHLPTAALLPGVQCILGPGSYIDVDVLESEIEAIGLSPERLHIDPHAVIVTAEHKEREAKLGLRNRIGSTQSGTGAAVVDRVARGDDVVLAKDVRRLARFIDQGPARTIVRQVLNRGERIIVEGTQGFGLSVLHAEDYPKATSRDTTASAAAAEAALAPSDIDNVVMVIRAFPIRVAGDSGYLPNESTWEEVSQSAGLPPNSLIETTSVTGSVRRVAEFDPGVIRAALEVNAPNILVLNHLDYCDASVARSGYPSRRVVDFLDNVERQLGQRVDWVGLDDRSLVPRATMVHGLVPATEGRG encoded by the coding sequence ATGCCGGCGACGGTGATAGTCGGAGGGCAGTTTGGATCGGAAGGGAAAGGGAAAGTGGCCTACTGGATGGCCCGTGAACAGGGGGCGTCGGCCGCGATACGGGTCGGTGGGGCTAACTCCGGTCACACAGTAGTGACGCCCAACGGTATACGACACGTGCTGCGGCATCTGCCGACGGCTGCGCTGCTGCCTGGTGTCCAGTGTATATTAGGTCCGGGCTCGTATATCGACGTTGATGTGTTGGAAAGCGAGATTGAGGCTATAGGACTGTCTCCTGAAAGGTTACATATCGATCCGCACGCTGTCATAGTAACTGCAGAGCATAAGGAGCGCGAAGCGAAATTAGGTCTTCGCAACCGTATCGGTTCTACTCAGAGCGGAACCGGGGCGGCGGTTGTGGACCGTGTGGCCCGGGGGGATGATGTGGTGTTGGCGAAGGATGTCAGGCGACTCGCTCGTTTCATTGATCAAGGCCCTGCTCGCACCATAGTCAGACAAGTATTGAATCGGGGCGAGCGCATCATAGTAGAAGGTACGCAGGGATTTGGACTTTCAGTTCTACATGCAGAAGACTACCCAAAGGCAACGAGCCGTGACACAACCGCTAGTGCGGCAGCGGCCGAGGCGGCGTTAGCCCCTTCAGACATAGATAACGTTGTCATGGTTATTCGCGCTTTCCCTATCCGCGTTGCGGGAGATTCGGGATACTTGCCCAACGAAAGCACTTGGGAGGAGGTGTCTCAATCTGCAGGACTGCCGCCCAACTCGCTCATAGAAACGACAAGTGTAACGGGTTCGGTGCGTAGGGTAGCTGAATTCGATCCCGGCGTTATCCGTGCGGCGTTGGAAGTAAATGCTCCCAACATTTTGGTACTAAATCACCTCGATTATTGCGATGCGTCCGTGGCCAGGTCTGGCTACCCAAGCCGTAGGGTAGTTGATTTTCTGGATAACGTTGAGCGACAACTCGGGCAACGAGTGGACTGGGTAGGTCTGGATGATCGATCGCTCGTGCCTCGAGCGACTATGGTGCACGGCCTTGTTCCGGCTACGGAGGGGAGGGGATGA
- a CDS encoding response regulator — MRVLVVEDDEHLAQGVVATLEAGGYAVDWIADGAAADTVLRTELYDLVLLDLTLPTTDGMQILRRLRDRRQAVPVLVMTARGDLDERVRGLDLGADDYIVKPFDVAELEARTRALIRRSHGRSDSVIEHGALVFDAAGRRLLVDGEEFQLPRRELNVLEILLMRAGKVVSKEQIASHLFSFDDEAGPNAIEIYVHRLRKKLACAGISIRTVRGLGYLLE, encoded by the coding sequence ATGCGTGTGCTCGTTGTTGAAGACGATGAGCATCTGGCTCAGGGCGTCGTAGCGACGCTGGAGGCAGGCGGCTATGCCGTCGACTGGATTGCTGATGGCGCCGCGGCGGACACCGTGCTGCGCACCGAGCTCTATGATCTGGTGCTGCTGGATCTGACCCTGCCGACGACGGACGGTATGCAGATCCTGCGGCGTCTGCGTGATCGCCGGCAGGCGGTCCCCGTGTTGGTGATGACGGCACGGGGGGATCTGGATGAGCGCGTCAGGGGGCTGGATCTCGGCGCTGACGATTACATCGTCAAACCATTCGATGTGGCGGAGCTGGAGGCGCGCACCCGGGCTCTGATCCGGCGCAGCCATGGCCGTTCCGACTCCGTCATCGAACACGGAGCGCTGGTCTTTGATGCCGCCGGTCGAAGGCTCCTGGTGGACGGCGAGGAGTTTCAGCTGCCGCGCCGCGAGCTCAACGTGCTGGAGATCCTGCTGATGCGCGCAGGCAAGGTCGTCAGCAAGGAGCAGATCGCCAGTCATCTGTTCAGCTTTGATGACGAGGCGGGGCCCAACGCCATCGAGATCTACGTTCACCGCTTACGGAAAAAGCTCGCCTGTGCTGGAATTTCCATCCGTACAGTGCGCGGGCTCGGGTATCTGCTGGAGTGA
- a CDS encoding HNH endonuclease, whose translation MTKAVLTTAAGSGYDDLPECQYHFPKTYLNQAQATVGDWVVYYEPRRAPASSGATGRQAYFAIAQLVAVEPDTKYPDHYYARMANYIAFDRPVPFREGAHYYESGLKREDGQTNKGAFRRSVRHLRDEDFAAILRAGFARDLELWERDDAVNEAPAEYASRPLTEQIVQRPFRDSAFRRHVRTAYENRCAVTGLRLINGGGRPEVQAAHIRPVHADGPDSIRNGLSLTGTIHWLFDRGLLTVDDHFNILLSPHGVPDEMDRLIPPDRQLTLPEHPEHRPHPAFLEWHREHVFKRE comes from the coding sequence ATGACCAAAGCCGTCCTGACCACCGCTGCTGGGTCTGGTTACGACGACCTGCCCGAGTGCCAGTATCATTTCCCGAAGACATATTTGAACCAGGCCCAGGCCACCGTTGGCGACTGGGTCGTCTATTACGAGCCTCGACGCGCTCCCGCCTCAAGCGGCGCCACGGGCCGTCAAGCCTATTTCGCGATTGCCCAGCTCGTTGCAGTAGAGCCGGACACTAAGTACCCAGACCATTACTATGCACGAATGGCGAATTACATCGCGTTTGACCGACCTGTGCCATTCCGAGAAGGGGCACACTACTATGAATCGGGACTAAAGAGGGAAGACGGTCAAACCAATAAAGGCGCATTTCGTCGCTCGGTGCGCCACCTGCGGGACGAGGATTTCGCTGCCATCCTGAGAGCCGGGTTCGCGCGCGACCTGGAACTATGGGAACGCGATGACGCAGTCAATGAAGCACCCGCCGAGTACGCTTCCCGGCCTCTTACCGAACAGATTGTCCAGAGGCCTTTCAGGGACTCTGCATTCCGGCGACACGTTCGAACGGCCTACGAGAACAGGTGCGCAGTTACTGGGTTACGCTTGATTAACGGCGGGGGTAGGCCTGAGGTTCAAGCCGCTCACATCCGACCTGTTCATGCGGATGGCCCTGATTCAATCCGTAACGGGTTATCTCTAACCGGGACGATTCATTGGCTTTTCGACCGCGGGTTACTGACGGTGGATGATCATTTCAACATCTTGCTCTCCCCACATGGTGTACCAGATGAGATGGACCGTTTAATCCCGCCAGATAGGCAATTGACGCTCCCGGAACACCCAGAACACCGGCCACACCCGGCATTTCTAGAGTGGCATCGCGAACACGTGTTCAAGCGGGAATGA
- a CDS encoding ParA family protein, translating to MAIKLTVTSTKGGVGKTTVTANLGAYIADLGYRVLLIDADIQPTLSSFFPLAQQSEYGLTELITAGETGSTVSTTALEAEDGGSLDIVLSNDPDGALQNWILHTPDGRVRLRHILSGYDEIYDAILIDTQGAVGPLQDAAVLAADLLLSPIPPEILSAREFARGTVTMLERLRPMAALGAPIGPLRGMLYRMDRTADARVIADELRRESYGPSRGQITVLDTAVPATVAYREAATHQIPVHRWETRRSGPTPAAAETMRTLAAECLPHLVENDREVEGHG from the coding sequence ATGGCAATCAAGCTGACCGTAACTTCGACCAAGGGCGGCGTCGGGAAGACGACCGTCACGGCCAACCTCGGCGCGTACATCGCGGACCTGGGCTACCGGGTGCTCCTCATCGACGCCGATATTCAACCAACGCTATCCAGCTTCTTCCCGCTGGCGCAACAGTCCGAATACGGGCTCACCGAACTCATCACCGCCGGCGAAACCGGTTCCACGGTGAGCACCACGGCGCTTGAAGCCGAAGACGGCGGGTCCCTGGACATCGTCCTCTCCAACGACCCGGACGGCGCACTCCAGAACTGGATCCTTCACACCCCGGATGGTCGCGTCCGACTCCGCCATATCCTCTCGGGTTACGACGAGATCTATGACGCCATCCTGATCGACACCCAGGGGGCAGTTGGTCCGCTTCAGGACGCGGCCGTTCTGGCCGCGGATCTTCTCCTCTCCCCGATTCCCCCGGAAATCCTGTCAGCCCGGGAGTTCGCCCGCGGCACCGTGACCATGCTGGAACGGCTGCGGCCGATGGCTGCCCTCGGCGCCCCGATCGGCCCGCTCCGCGGCATGCTCTACCGGATGGACCGCACGGCGGATGCACGCGTCATCGCCGACGAGTTGCGTCGCGAATCCTACGGCCCGAGCCGAGGCCAGATCACCGTCTTGGACACAGCCGTGCCCGCGACGGTGGCCTACAGGGAAGCGGCAACCCATCAGATCCCCGTACATCGGTGGGAGACGCGGCGCTCCGGCCCGACGCCTGCAGCAGCCGAAACCATGCGCACGCTCGCGGCGGAGTGCCTGCCACATCTGGTCGAGAACGACAGGGAGGTCGAGGGCCATGGCTAA
- a CDS encoding deoxynucleoside kinase, with amino-acid sequence MAREETAEGGFRIEICGGIASGKTTLASVLQDCAMRAMFEDFSSNPFYEKFYLDPEKYAFETEMVFLLQHYSLIRDQVELGELFCADFSILQDEAYANVNLGGERLRTFNEVVAQVRREIGGPDILVKLVCSPREEKRRMERRSRSVEVGVPVSYLSEINSKIDEEVKRVSGSVKVVTIDSERENFASDPHVRRRIGREIRDMVVEGGRE; translated from the coding sequence ATGGCACGGGAAGAGACGGCCGAAGGCGGGTTTCGGATTGAAATATGCGGTGGTATAGCGTCCGGGAAGACCACTTTGGCTAGTGTTTTGCAGGATTGTGCCATGAGGGCGATGTTCGAGGACTTTTCCAGCAATCCATTCTACGAAAAATTTTATCTTGATCCTGAAAAATACGCATTTGAGACTGAGATGGTCTTTCTGCTTCAACATTATTCGCTGATTCGCGATCAGGTTGAACTCGGCGAGCTATTTTGTGCGGATTTTTCGATTCTGCAGGACGAGGCTTATGCGAACGTTAATCTTGGGGGTGAAAGGCTGCGCACTTTCAATGAGGTTGTGGCGCAAGTGCGGCGAGAAATAGGGGGGCCGGATATTCTCGTTAAATTAGTCTGTAGCCCACGAGAGGAGAAGAGGCGGATGGAGCGCAGGTCGCGGTCCGTAGAAGTCGGTGTCCCGGTGTCCTATTTGAGCGAAATTAACTCAAAAATAGATGAGGAAGTAAAGAGGGTTTCTGGTTCAGTAAAGGTGGTGACCATCGATAGTGAAAGGGAAAACTTTGCGAGCGATCCGCATGTGAGGAGGCGGATCGGGCGAGAGATCCGCGATATGGTCGTAGAAGGTGGCAGAGAATAG
- a CDS encoding ribonuclease H-like domain-containing protein — MLKSTFLHLPGIGSRTERRLWNEGIVTWDELEFALRRKDRLLPRSHRDQKLLLTELEATVLAWEKLDLEYFVDRLPRKEQFRIALSLPDRTGFLDIETTGLSPMYHLVTLVGLSQSGRFSYFLRGQEFSDLEETIAGTDCLITFNGTRFDLPFLRWHYPCLRLPPVHIDLMYLARSVGLRGGQKVMEKSIGFHRPQEIQGRGGAEAPALWYEYTYGDLEAGRLLVEYNKYDIKGMQYLLRYTLNNLLAEVPDNVIELPLSSSVLWGEGHARSEKPDNPIQTPQPYVGRRGPKARLEELILESESPLRVVGIDLSGSHNRPTGWSSIVNGVAETELLRTDEEILARTLAAKPGLVSIDSPLSLPAGRTHVGDDDPARNRAGIMRECERILKRRGVNVYPCLIQSMQQLTSRGMRLAQELRRQGVPVIESYPGAAQDIIGLPRKGDSLSMLKRGLREFGVEGDFLKRKVSHDEIDAITSALVGLFFWSGRFEALGNLEEDYLIVPDLRASPDKSPGKRVVGVSGSIAAGKTTVSRHLERREGFSYWRYSAVLSELLREQGVDVNRANLQEFGEYVNREMGQRWLCKQVARRFPKDLDVVVDGLRFPEDRAFFVECFGPNFLHLHVTAPEECRKRRYVEMGYTENDFNEAIQHNVEKKIEELASFADIKVTNIGNEEELFRGLSSRSLGVNRVVSCI, encoded by the coding sequence ATGCTCAAGAGCACCTTTCTCCACCTGCCTGGCATCGGTTCAAGGACTGAGCGTCGGTTATGGAACGAAGGCATCGTCACTTGGGATGAGTTGGAGTTCGCACTTCGGCGAAAGGATCGGTTGCTACCTAGGTCGCACCGTGACCAGAAACTCCTATTGACCGAGTTGGAAGCCACCGTGCTCGCTTGGGAAAAGCTCGATTTAGAGTACTTCGTCGACCGACTTCCGAGGAAAGAACAGTTTCGAATTGCCCTTAGCCTTCCGGATCGAACTGGCTTCTTAGATATAGAGACAACCGGCCTGAGTCCGATGTATCATTTAGTTACTCTTGTCGGTCTCTCACAATCCGGTCGGTTTTCATACTTTCTCCGTGGTCAAGAGTTCTCGGATTTAGAAGAGACAATCGCCGGAACCGACTGCCTTATTACGTTTAATGGAACTCGATTCGATCTACCGTTCTTGAGGTGGCACTACCCGTGTTTGCGCTTGCCTCCAGTACACATCGATCTCATGTACTTGGCCCGAAGCGTTGGTCTACGTGGGGGGCAAAAAGTGATGGAGAAATCCATCGGGTTTCATCGTCCACAAGAAATTCAAGGTAGGGGCGGAGCAGAGGCTCCAGCGCTATGGTATGAGTATACTTATGGGGATTTGGAAGCAGGGCGCCTATTGGTCGAGTATAACAAGTACGATATTAAGGGTATGCAGTATCTGCTCCGCTACACTCTCAATAACCTCTTGGCTGAGGTTCCTGATAACGTGATCGAGCTGCCCCTATCTTCCTCGGTGTTATGGGGCGAAGGACACGCTCGCTCGGAAAAACCAGATAATCCGATCCAAACTCCACAGCCCTACGTTGGAAGGAGGGGGCCGAAGGCGAGGTTAGAAGAACTAATTCTTGAATCTGAATCCCCGTTACGAGTTGTCGGGATCGATCTAAGCGGTTCCCACAATCGCCCGACCGGTTGGAGTTCGATCGTTAACGGTGTAGCGGAAACGGAGCTACTCCGCACTGATGAAGAGATATTGGCGCGCACCCTTGCTGCCAAGCCAGGCTTGGTCTCAATTGATTCACCGTTATCCCTTCCTGCAGGAAGGACGCATGTAGGGGACGATGACCCTGCGCGCAACCGCGCTGGGATTATGAGAGAGTGCGAGCGGATCCTAAAGCGACGCGGAGTCAACGTATACCCTTGTTTGATTCAGAGTATGCAGCAACTAACATCTCGCGGCATGCGGCTAGCGCAGGAACTACGTAGGCAGGGAGTTCCGGTAATTGAGAGTTACCCAGGTGCAGCCCAAGATATCATTGGATTGCCGAGAAAAGGTGATTCTCTGAGCATGCTTAAAAGGGGTCTTCGTGAGTTTGGGGTTGAAGGCGATTTCCTGAAAAGAAAGGTTAGTCATGATGAAATCGATGCCATTACTTCCGCGCTCGTGGGACTATTCTTTTGGTCCGGCCGCTTTGAGGCGCTAGGAAATTTGGAAGAAGATTATCTAATCGTTCCGGATCTTAGAGCGTCGCCAGATAAGTCGCCCGGCAAGCGTGTGGTAGGGGTGAGTGGCTCAATAGCCGCGGGTAAAACAACAGTATCGAGGCACTTGGAGCGCAGAGAAGGCTTTTCGTACTGGCGTTACAGCGCCGTCCTCTCCGAATTGCTTAGAGAGCAGGGTGTTGATGTGAATCGAGCGAATTTGCAGGAGTTCGGAGAGTACGTCAACCGCGAAATGGGGCAGCGGTGGTTGTGTAAACAGGTTGCTCGGCGGTTTCCTAAGGATCTCGACGTGGTTGTGGATGGCCTGCGTTTCCCTGAGGATCGGGCTTTCTTTGTGGAGTGTTTTGGACCAAATTTTCTGCATTTGCATGTCACAGCTCCGGAAGAGTGCCGTAAACGCCGTTATGTTGAGATGGGATATACAGAAAACGACTTCAATGAAGCAATTCAGCATAACGTCGAAAAGAAGATAGAAGAGCTGGCGTCCTTTGCAGACATTAAAGTAACAAATATAGGAAATGAAGAAGAGCTTTTCAGGGGGCTTTCGTCAAGGTCTCTTGGTGTAAATCGTGTAGTGAGTTGTATTTGA
- a CDS encoding sensor histidine kinase has protein sequence MKILNPFRRSRSSIQQRLLLWLLLPVTALAVLLVLDDYRSAHRAADRAYDRLLEASALAIADRVVISEGHTGVDLPYAALDMLGSPADDRIYYRVAGPEDAFLTGYEDLPAPSGDAEGRRAFYDAEYLGEDVRVVQLSEPVTTQETRGQMTVRVAQTRNERMDLVRELTAMAVLRLVALIGLVSILAWLAIRASLAPLRQLRAEIQGKSPKDLTPLESDVPREVRDLVGAIDDLMRRLARSIEVMQQFSASAAHQLRSPLAALQTHAELAQRERDPERARDQLRQLVSITRRTSRLANQLLQYARSAADEAALSREPVDLAELARETASEHVPAALDVDVDLGFEEGARPVHVVGDPVLLREALRNLVNNAIHYCPAGAEVTVRVNAHPGWGYLEVEDNGPGIPEQERARVVERFYRGEDTRHKPLGSGLGLAIADAVARTHGGALELLTPASGRGLLARIRLPDRDAGDGAAGTD, from the coding sequence GTGAAGATTCTCAACCCTTTCAGACGATCGCGCAGTTCGATCCAGCAGCGACTGTTGTTATGGCTGCTGCTGCCAGTGACTGCGCTCGCCGTTCTTCTTGTCCTTGATGACTACCGCAGTGCCCATCGCGCCGCTGACCGGGCCTATGACCGGCTGCTGGAGGCCTCCGCACTCGCCATCGCTGACCGTGTGGTGATCAGTGAGGGGCATACCGGCGTGGATCTGCCGTATGCGGCGCTGGATATGCTCGGATCGCCGGCTGATGACCGAATCTACTACCGCGTCGCCGGCCCGGAAGACGCGTTTCTGACCGGCTACGAGGACTTGCCCGCACCCTCTGGCGATGCGGAGGGCCGGCGCGCGTTCTACGACGCGGAGTATCTGGGTGAGGACGTTCGTGTCGTCCAGCTCTCGGAGCCGGTGACGACGCAGGAGACCCGCGGCCAGATGACCGTGCGGGTGGCGCAGACGCGCAACGAACGGATGGACCTGGTGCGGGAGCTCACCGCGATGGCGGTGCTGCGTTTGGTCGCGTTGATCGGTCTGGTCTCCATCCTGGCATGGCTTGCCATCCGCGCGAGCCTGGCACCGTTGCGCCAGCTTCGGGCCGAGATCCAGGGGAAATCGCCCAAGGACCTCACGCCACTGGAATCGGATGTACCCCGTGAGGTTCGTGATCTCGTCGGTGCCATTGATGACCTGATGCGCCGTCTGGCGCGGAGCATCGAGGTGATGCAGCAGTTCTCGGCCAGTGCCGCGCACCAGCTCCGTAGCCCGCTGGCAGCGCTTCAGACCCATGCCGAGCTCGCGCAGCGTGAACGCGATCCGGAGCGGGCCCGCGACCAGCTGCGGCAACTGGTCTCGATTACCCGTCGCACCTCGCGTCTGGCGAACCAGCTCTTGCAGTACGCGCGCTCGGCGGCGGATGAGGCGGCCCTGAGCCGGGAGCCTGTCGATCTCGCGGAACTTGCCCGGGAGACAGCCAGTGAGCACGTCCCTGCCGCGCTGGACGTTGATGTCGACCTGGGTTTCGAAGAGGGCGCCCGCCCGGTCCACGTGGTGGGGGATCCGGTTCTGCTCCGTGAGGCTCTGCGGAATCTCGTCAACAACGCGATTCACTACTGTCCGGCAGGTGCGGAAGTCACGGTGCGCGTGAATGCCCACCCCGGCTGGGGCTACCTGGAAGTGGAAGACAATGGCCCCGGGATCCCGGAGCAGGAGCGTGCCCGTGTTGTGGAGCGCTTCTACCGCGGCGAGGACACGCGCCACAAGCCGCTGGGTTCCGGCCTCGGCCTGGCCATTGCCGACGCGGTGGCCCGCACGCACGGTGGGGCGCTGGAGCTGCTGACTCCCGCATCGGGCCGGGGGCTGCTTGCGCGGATCCGTTTGCCGGATCGGGATGCGGGTGACGGCGCGGCGGGCACGGACTAG
- a CDS encoding class I SAM-dependent methyltransferase: MADIYSRNARRYFDQYQKLSFDEVHQDWLGHLPDRPGFVLDVGVGSGRDAAVLADMGWEVVAVESAAELRALREQATVGRSVQ; the protein is encoded by the coding sequence ATGGCAGATATCTACTCGCGCAACGCTCGCCGTTACTTCGATCAGTATCAGAAACTGAGCTTTGATGAGGTTCATCAGGACTGGCTTGGCCACCTGCCGGATCGACCTGGGTTCGTGCTCGATGTGGGAGTAGGTAGCGGTCGCGATGCCGCGGTGCTTGCCGATATGGGGTGGGAGGTCGTAGCCGTGGAGTCGGCTGCGGAGTTGAGGGCGCTGAGAGAGCAGGCGACGGTTGGCCGCAGTGTTCAGTGA
- a CDS encoding DUF3368 domain-containing protein, whose amino-acid sequence MPLLISDANVLIDLEVGELLERMFALPHEITTPDALYADELEEHHPHLLQLGLQLRELDGDVINAAAQLRQQYRRVSGYDCLALALAVRLECPLLTGDAALREVARQESVEVMGTLWLVEEMIRHRLIDTRQARDAFDRMRRNGRRLPWQKADTLIRRYP is encoded by the coding sequence ATGCCGCTGCTCATCAGTGACGCCAACGTCCTCATTGACCTGGAGGTGGGCGAGTTGCTGGAGCGCATGTTCGCCCTGCCCCACGAAATAACCACGCCGGACGCTCTCTACGCGGACGAACTGGAGGAACACCACCCTCACCTTCTTCAGCTCGGATTACAGCTTCGGGAATTGGACGGGGACGTGATCAATGCGGCCGCTCAGCTCCGGCAGCAGTATCGGCGCGTCAGCGGGTACGATTGCCTCGCACTTGCACTTGCGGTGCGCCTCGAATGCCCTCTTCTGACGGGTGATGCCGCGCTTCGCGAAGTCGCAAGGCAGGAATCAGTAGAAGTGATGGGGACGCTGTGGCTAGTGGAGGAAATGATCCGTCACCGGCTTATCGACACGAGGCAGGCGAGAGATGCGTTCGATCGTATGCGACGGAACGGGCGACGACTACCGTGGCAGAAAGCCGATACGCTGATTCGACGATATCCGTAA